The following nucleotide sequence is from Fibrobacter succinogenes.
ACCCATTGAGAATCCGGTTGCATAAACGCGCTTCTTGTCGATGCAGACCTTTTCTTCGACTGCGGCGATCATTTCGCGAGAGAACTTCACGTCGTCATCGTCGGAGCAGCAAGGACCAACGTTCCAGCCCGGACCCATCTTTCTGGAGTCAGCAGACTTCGTGCCATCGGGGTACAGAGAGATAACGCCTTCAGGGTCTGTCTGAGCCTTGTAGGTCGTGCCGTTGAGCTGGTTGGAGCCAGAACCCATAACCGGATGGTAGTCCACAACGAGAGGTACCGGCTTGTCGCCCTTGTAGGCGCTCGGCACGTGCATGATGAAGGTGCGCTTCTTGCCATCGACAGTCACGCTCATGTTGTGGTTGCCGGACTGGTAAGCCTTGCCGGAGCAGTCGATGATTTCTTCAATCTTGCTGCTGGAGGATGCAACCGGCTTTTCAGAGCTGGAAGACTGTTCAACCTTTTTGCTGGAGGAACTGGAAGGTTCCGTGCCGCCGGCCTTCATGGTGACGTTGACATTGGTTTCGGTGAACTTTGTCATGTTGTAGGTCGTGTTCTGGTAGCCTTCCTTGGCGAACATAATAGCCGGAAGCGGACCATCGTCCTTGAGAAGTGTTACGACCTTGCCGAGCTGGTAGGTGCTGCGGTTTCCATCAACGTTGATGCGGAGGTACTTGGCGCCCTTTGCTGTCGTCTTGTTCAAGTCAAAACTTAATGTTTCGTTGACGTAGTGTTGCGTCCTGGAGAAGGCGACCTTACCGAGTGCATCCATGACAGACACTGTGATAGTCTGAGCCTTGATGTTTGCGATGGTAATCACATTGTTTTTGAATGTGACGGCGGTCTGGATGGCCTGAATGCCATTGTTTGCAGTCTGTTCATAGGCGAGACTGAATTTTCCGCCTTCAATAGAGGTTGTTTCGACACCAGCGTAGTTGAATGAGCTGATTTTTACATCAGAAAGAGGCTCGCCCTTGTCGGATTGAACAACACCACTGATGCTCCATGCGAAAGTAAGCGTGCTGAACAACGCTACTGTTCCGGTTAATGCCATGAATTTGGACATGGTCGTACGACTCCTTTTGTTGTTAAAATTTTTTCCAAACCAGTTTTGCACCCAAGCCAGCCTATCCCAAGATAAAATGCTAAGCCTGATACGCTCAAAATATAGAAGTAATCATTTTTTTTTAAATAGAAATTTGTTGTGAAAAATTATAAAGCGTTGTGAAAATTGAGAAATGTCACGTGCTCTGTAAAAAAAAGAAAACTAGGCTGTTGATAAAAAATCCATGAAAAGGGGGAATATTGCTGCAATTTAGGCCTATAAACGGGGTAAATTAGGGTTATAGATAAGTCCATTCTTGGTTGGAAAGGAGTCGTTTATGGGATTGTTTAGTAAAATGGCAAAAACAGCCGCTTTTACGGTTTTAGCGGCAGCTGTTGTGAATAGTTTTGCCGTGACGGTCAATAACCCGATTATGTATGTCGATAGCCCGGACCCCTCGATTGTCCGTGTCGATGATGCCTATTATATGGTGACGACCACGATGCATTTTGCGCCGGGCGTGCCTGTTTTCAAGAGCACCGATTTGGCCCAGTGGCGCACGGTGGGGTATGCTTATCAGACTCTTTCTAATGGCAACAATATCAGTTTGAATGGCGGTCAGGATGCTTACGGCAAGGGTTCGTGGGCATCGAGCATCCGCTACCACAAGGGTTTTTTCTACGTCTTGACGCCGTCTTACACGACGAACAGGACGCACCTTTACAAAACCGCCGATGTCGAAAATGGCCCGTGGTCCGAAGTGCAGCTCCCGTTCTATCACGATCCGTCGCTGTTCTTTGACGATGACGGCACGGTTTGGGTGTTCTATGGCTCGGGCGACCAGATTAGCTACGTGCAGCTGAACGACGATGCGAGCGGCGTAAAGGCCGGTGGCAAGAGCGGTAAGGTTGGCGGCGTGAGTGTGAACCAAGTGACCGGCACCAATAACTATTATGTGCAGCAGGAAGGCTCGCACATGGAAAAGGTGAACGGCGAATACTACCTCTTTACGATTTCTTGGCCGGCTGGCAAGAGCCGTAGCGAAATTGTCTATCGTTCCAAGAACCTTCTCTCCGGATTTAGCGGAAGATATTTCTTGTCCGATAACGGTGTTGCGCAGGGTGGCATCTTCGATACGCCGGATGGCAAGTGGTATGCATTGTTGTTCCGCGATTCAGGCCCGGTTGGACGTATGTCGCACCTAGTTCCGATGGAATGGAAGGACGGCTGGCCAGTGCCCACGAGTGGTTCCAAGGCCCCCGCGACGATTGATTTGCCGGAATCCCCGCTTCCTGGCTATGGCATGGTGACTTCCGATGACTTTGATTCCGACGTGCTTCCGCTGGAATGGCAGTGGAACCACAACCCGGATAACAAGAATTGGTCTTTGACGGCGAATCCGGGATTCTTGCGCATTACCACGGGCCGCACCGATAGCCGCATTGTCAACGCGAAGAACACGCTCACGCAGCGTTCCTTTGGCCCCAAGAGTTCTGGCCGCACGCTTGTGGATGGCAAGGGCATGAAGGATGGCGACATGGCTGGCCTCGTTGCATTGCAAGATGACAAGGGCTTTGTCGCTCTTGCAAAAGACGGTGGCAGCTACAAGGTAGTGATGTACAGCGGAAACAAGGATCGCGAGAGTCTTGTCAAAAGCGAAAATCTTTCGGACTCCAAGGTTTACTTGCGAATCGATTTCGACTTGCCCATTGACCGCGGCACTGCATATTTCTACTACAGCACCGATGGCAATACTTGGACAAAAATTGGCAACGATGTCAAGCTGAATTATGACCTTCACATGTTCGTGGGGGTACGCTGGGGACTCTTCAACTTTGCGACAAAGACTGCCGGCGGTTATGCAGACTTCGACTGGTTCAAGGTCGGTACCGACTACAAGGACGAAATTTATCTGGATGCGGCTCAGGATACGACTCCGCCGACACCGTATGGCGATGTTGCAGCCAAGATTCCAGGCAAGGTTGAAGCCGAAAATTACGATGTCGGTAAACCGAACCGCGCCTACTACGACAAGGACGGCGACAATCAGGGCAAGGCCTACCGCGAAGAATCCGTGGACATTGTGCAACTTGATTCCACTGACAAGTCCAAGGGCTACGCCATTGGCTACACCGGTGAAGGTGAATGGTTGCGCTATACAGTGAATGTTGCCGAAACGGGCACTTACGAAGTAAAGGTGAACATGGCGACACCTTCCGAGAATGCCGGCGTCAAGCTTTACATCGATGGCAAGGCTGTGACGGATGAAATTATTGCTAAGCAGAATGGCGAAAGCGATTGGTCCACTTATAGCGAAGTTTCTGTTCAGACAAAGGAAATCGAAAAAGGCGAACACGCTCTTAAAGTGGAAATTGTTGGTAACAACGTCAACGTAGATTGGCTCGAATTCTGTCTTGGCGAATGCAAGACGGTAAAGATTGGCAATGTGCGCTACGGCATGGATGCCTCCAGAACGTATGGCGTTTACAGCCTCAACGGTTCGTTTGTCGGCCGTGTCGATGCGTCGAACTCTTTCGACGTTCGTTCTAAGGTTAGCTCGCTCGTGAAGGAAAGTGGCGTGTATGTCGTCAAGTCCCTCACCACCGGCCTCTCCCACCGCATCTCTGTCACTAAGTAATTTATTCTAATTCCTCCAAACACACCCGAGGCTTGGATGCACCCGCGGAAAGCTTGCTTTCCTGCGGGTATGTCCAAGCCGTTTTTGTGTTTTGTAACCACACCCTTCTTAACACCCTCTTTCGTTCGCGTTGTATCCACTTCCTACTGTCTACTAATCAATATCATTGACAAATCGCAACGAAAAATAACGCTCTCCGCGTGATATAGCCTCACTCCAGAAGTATCTTCTATTTAGGTGAATAGGGGTACTTTCTAAAGGAGTAGGTATGTTTGGTAAACTGTCCGTCGGTTTGGCGACTGTAGCGTTCTTGGCAAGTTTCGCCTTTGCAGACAACATTAATGTAAACGGCACGAACCGTACCATGAATGTTTATGCGCCGAGAAACATTGAAAAAAATCGTCCGCTTATCATCCAGATGCACGGCATGAATCAGGATGCTCCGTATCAGCAGAACGCTGCCAAGTGGGAGCCGATTGCCGATACGGCCCGCTTTGTGGTCGTGTTTCCGAACGGTCAAAATAAGGCTTGGGATATTTCCGGCGACAAGGATCTCAATTTCATCAAGGCCATCATCAACGAAATGTATAACAAGTACGGCATCGACAAGAATCGCGTTTATGTTTCGGGCTTCTCGATGGGTGGCATGATGAGCTACCATGTGGCGAACAAAATGGGCGACCAAATTGCAGCGATTGCTCCGGTTTCCGGTGGCGGTGGGGTAAACTCGCCCAAGCGCGCCATGCCGATTATGCATACGCATGGCACGACCGATGACGTGGTGAATTACAACAGCACCGTGAATACCCTCAAGGGTTGGGTTTCTGCGCAAAAATGTTCTTCAAGTTCCAAAGTCACAAAGCCGTATCCTGCACACAAGTCGGGCTCTGCCGCCTCTCTTGAAGTCTGGAGCGGCTGCAAGGACAATGTCGAAGTCCGTTTGCTTACCATTGCAGGCAAGGGACACTGGTATTCCATGGACGAAGCGAGCGTCAACACGAGTGTAGAAATCTGGAACTTTGTCAAGAATTATTCGCTCGACGGTTCTAGCATTACGCCACCGATTCAGGTGCCGACCGACCGCGACAGCATTTTTAACGGCGGTTTCGATTCCACAGATGTCGCTTGGACTTTGCAGACTCACGGCAGCGCCGCTGCCACAGGTGACGTGAAAAATGGCAAGTATGAGCTCGACATTTCTGCAATTGGTACGGAAAATTACCAAGTGCAGGTTATCCAGCACGATTTGCACCTCGAAAAAGGCCAATGGTACGAAGTGAGCTTTGACGCCAGCGCCGGAGCAAACCGCACGCTCGAAGTGAATGTGGAACAGCATACCGATCCGTGGGCGAGCTACCTCACCGAAAAGCAGAATTTTGAAATCGGCAAGGAATCCAAAACGTATTCCTTCCAGTTCCAGATGACTGCTGCCACCGACAAGGATTCCCGCTTGAGCTTTAATGCGGGCGCCTCGACGGGCACGCTCACGCTCGATAACGTGAAACTCAAGAAAATTGCGGAACCCGATCAGGGGACAATTGCGCTTACGCCATCTCTCCGCTTTGCAACTGCCGCTGGCAAGTATAACGTCTATAGCCTCACGGGCAAGCGCCTCGGCTTTGTCGAAATCATCGAAAACGATGTGCCGAACATGCAAAAGACGGTGAAAAATGCAGGCTTTGGCAAGGGCGTCTACATCTTGCGTCGCAAAAAATAGTTTCGTTCTCTCTCTAATCAAGAGCAGTCCCCTGAAAAGGGGGCTCTCTTTTTTTGGGGCTTTTCCCAATAACTAAGCTCTAAGTTCTAAGTTCTGCCAACTAACTAAGCTCTGCCAACTAATATCCATCATGGATAATATGTCAAGGGAATTGTTAAGGCGTATTGAAATAATTCGTT
It contains:
- a CDS encoding PHB depolymerase family esterase, whose protein sequence is MSKFMALTGTVALFSTLTFAWSISGVVQSDKGEPLSDVKISSFNYAGVETTSIEGGKFSLAYEQTANNGIQAIQTAVTFKNNVITIANIKAQTITVSVMDALGKVAFSRTQHYVNETLSFDLNKTTAKGAKYLRINVDGNRSTYQLGKVVTLLKDDGPLPAIMFAKEGYQNTTYNMTKFTETNVNVTMKAGGTEPSSSSSKKVEQSSSSEKPVASSSSKIEEIIDCSGKAYQSGNHNMSVTVDGKKRTFIMHVPSAYKGDKPVPLVVDYHPVMGSGSNQLNGTTYKAQTDPEGVISLYPDGTKSADSRKMGPGWNVGPCCSDDDDVKFSREMIAAVEEKVCIDKKRVYATGFSMGGGMSNHVACFMSDVYAAVAPAGMDLNTTNSAKCNPERPISIIMFRGTSDPVCKYQGGDSGYGDGLNFLGAERNFQFWAQKNGCEGSPSKNSNGCQEYSKCKDGTKVVLCTKQGGGHEQGDGKIGWPFLKQFTLP
- a CDS encoding family 43 glycosylhydrolase → MGLFSKMAKTAAFTVLAAAVVNSFAVTVNNPIMYVDSPDPSIVRVDDAYYMVTTTMHFAPGVPVFKSTDLAQWRTVGYAYQTLSNGNNISLNGGQDAYGKGSWASSIRYHKGFFYVLTPSYTTNRTHLYKTADVENGPWSEVQLPFYHDPSLFFDDDGTVWVFYGSGDQISYVQLNDDASGVKAGGKSGKVGGVSVNQVTGTNNYYVQQEGSHMEKVNGEYYLFTISWPAGKSRSEIVYRSKNLLSGFSGRYFLSDNGVAQGGIFDTPDGKWYALLFRDSGPVGRMSHLVPMEWKDGWPVPTSGSKAPATIDLPESPLPGYGMVTSDDFDSDVLPLEWQWNHNPDNKNWSLTANPGFLRITTGRTDSRIVNAKNTLTQRSFGPKSSGRTLVDGKGMKDGDMAGLVALQDDKGFVALAKDGGSYKVVMYSGNKDRESLVKSENLSDSKVYLRIDFDLPIDRGTAYFYYSTDGNTWTKIGNDVKLNYDLHMFVGVRWGLFNFATKTAGGYADFDWFKVGTDYKDEIYLDAAQDTTPPTPYGDVAAKIPGKVEAENYDVGKPNRAYYDKDGDNQGKAYREESVDIVQLDSTDKSKGYAIGYTGEGEWLRYTVNVAETGTYEVKVNMATPSENAGVKLYIDGKAVTDEIIAKQNGESDWSTYSEVSVQTKEIEKGEHALKVEIVGNNVNVDWLEFCLGECKTVKIGNVRYGMDASRTYGVYSLNGSFVGRVDASNSFDVRSKVSSLVKESGVYVVKSLTTGLSHRISVTK
- a CDS encoding carbohydrate binding domain-containing protein; this translates as MFGKLSVGLATVAFLASFAFADNINVNGTNRTMNVYAPRNIEKNRPLIIQMHGMNQDAPYQQNAAKWEPIADTARFVVVFPNGQNKAWDISGDKDLNFIKAIINEMYNKYGIDKNRVYVSGFSMGGMMSYHVANKMGDQIAAIAPVSGGGGVNSPKRAMPIMHTHGTTDDVVNYNSTVNTLKGWVSAQKCSSSSKVTKPYPAHKSGSAASLEVWSGCKDNVEVRLLTIAGKGHWYSMDEASVNTSVEIWNFVKNYSLDGSSITPPIQVPTDRDSIFNGGFDSTDVAWTLQTHGSAAATGDVKNGKYELDISAIGTENYQVQVIQHDLHLEKGQWYEVSFDASAGANRTLEVNVEQHTDPWASYLTEKQNFEIGKESKTYSFQFQMTAATDKDSRLSFNAGASTGTLTLDNVKLKKIAEPDQGTIALTPSLRFATAAGKYNVYSLTGKRLGFVEIIENDVPNMQKTVKNAGFGKGVYILRRKK